A single Clostridium sp. AN503 DNA region contains:
- a CDS encoding flavin reductase family protein, translating to MHYSPVKEECPIAMNPFKACVAPRPIGWISTVSRDGVDNLAPFSQFQNLSYDPPMVMIAVNQGGDEDHVHRKDTVNNIEATGCFVYNAVPYELKDAMNITASGFEPEEDEFLKAGLHKADSVRVAAKRVAESPIQFECEYMQTIRIPGSAAGGKGTVDMIIGRVVEIHVADEVILPDGKLDYRKLRLLGRAGYWDYGVMEDTFSMRVPGVSAARMAAMEGRRPTKEDQDGDKVC from the coding sequence ATGCATTATTCACCGGTAAAAGAAGAATGTCCCATAGCAATGAACCCATTTAAAGCATGCGTGGCTCCGCGGCCCATCGGCTGGATCTCGACGGTCAGCCGGGACGGCGTGGATAACCTGGCGCCGTTTTCCCAGTTCCAGAACTTGTCCTACGATCCGCCGATGGTGATGATCGCCGTCAACCAGGGCGGGGATGAGGATCATGTACACCGCAAGGACACGGTCAACAATATCGAGGCGACCGGCTGTTTTGTGTACAATGCGGTGCCGTATGAGCTGAAAGACGCCATGAATATCACCGCGTCGGGATTTGAGCCAGAGGAGGACGAGTTTCTAAAGGCGGGCCTCCACAAGGCGGATTCAGTGCGGGTAGCCGCAAAACGGGTGGCGGAGTCGCCCATCCAGTTTGAATGCGAGTATATGCAGACCATCCGCATCCCGGGAAGCGCGGCGGGAGGCAAGGGCACTGTGGATATGATCATCGGCAGGGTGGTGGAGATCCATGTGGCGGATGAAGTGATCCTCCCTGACGGCAAGCTGGATTACAGAAAGCTCCGTCTGCTTGGAAGGGCAGGATACTGGGACTATGGGGTGATGGAAGACACCTTCTCCATGCGGGTTCCCGGCGTCAGCGCGGCACGCATGGCGGCTATGGAGGGAAGACGGCCCACAAAAGAGGATCAGGACGGGGATAAGGTATGCTGA